A genomic window from Flintibacter sp. KGMB00164 includes:
- the uxuA gene encoding mannonate dehydratase produces the protein MEMTMRWYGKDYDTVTLEQIRQTGYVKGIISTLYNKLPGEVWELDEILALKKEVEDAGLHLAGIESVNVSDAIKTGGPDRDKDIAAYIKTLENLGKADIHLVCYNFMPVFDWTRTELDRKREDGSTVMAYNQDVIDRMDPKKMFDAIKNDMNGTVMPGWEPERMAKVQELFEMYKDIDEDKLFDNLKYFLEAIMPVCDQYNINMAIHPDDPAWSVFGLPRIISSQAKLKRMMDMVPNPHNGVTFCMGSYGTNLNNDLIATVRMLKGRIHFAHIRNLRFNDGMRDFEESAHLSEDGTFDMHGVMKALYETGFDGPIRPDHGRMIWGEKAMPGYGLYDRALGAAYLCGLWESIRKDARNL, from the coding sequence ATGGAAATGACTATGCGCTGGTACGGCAAGGATTATGACACCGTTACCCTGGAGCAGATTCGCCAGACCGGCTATGTGAAGGGAATCATCAGCACCCTGTACAACAAGCTGCCCGGTGAAGTGTGGGAGCTGGATGAGATTCTGGCTCTGAAGAAAGAGGTAGAGGACGCCGGTCTGCACCTGGCGGGCATCGAGAGTGTCAACGTCAGCGACGCCATCAAGACCGGCGGCCCCGACCGGGACAAGGACATTGCCGCCTACATCAAGACCCTGGAGAACCTGGGCAAGGCGGACATCCATCTGGTGTGCTACAACTTCATGCCTGTGTTTGACTGGACACGTACCGAGCTGGACCGCAAGCGCGAGGACGGCTCCACCGTCATGGCCTACAACCAGGACGTCATCGACCGCATGGACCCCAAGAAGATGTTTGACGCCATCAAAAACGACATGAACGGCACTGTCATGCCCGGCTGGGAGCCGGAGCGTATGGCCAAGGTCCAGGAGCTGTTTGAGATGTACAAGGACATCGACGAGGATAAGCTGTTCGATAACCTGAAGTATTTCCTGGAGGCCATTATGCCGGTGTGTGATCAGTACAACATCAACATGGCCATCCATCCCGACGACCCTGCCTGGAGTGTGTTCGGTCTGCCCCGTATCATCTCCAGCCAGGCCAAGCTCAAGCGCATGATGGACATGGTGCCCAACCCCCACAACGGCGTCACCTTCTGCATGGGCTCCTACGGCACCAACCTGAACAACGACCTCATCGCCACCGTGCGCATGCTCAAGGGCCGCATCCACTTCGCCCACATCCGCAACCTGCGCTTCAACGACGGCATGCGGGACTTTGAGGAGAGTGCTCACCTCAGCGAGGACGGCACCTTCGACATGCACGGCGTGATGAAGGCCCTGTACGAGACCGGCTTTGACGGTCCCATCCGTCCCGACCACGGCCGGATGATCTGGGGCGAGAAGGCCATGCCCGGCTACGGCCTGTATGACCGCGCCCTGGGTGCGGCCTACCTGTGCGGCCTTTGGGAGTCCATCCGCAAGGACGCCCGGAATCTTTAA
- a CDS encoding mannitol dehydrogenase family protein, which produces MKLTLEGLKDQAAWQAAGIALPGYDVAQVAQRTKQAPVWVHFGAGNIFRIFIGGLADQLLSSGAADKGITCVETFDFDVVDKIYHPYDNLVLAVTLNADGSTDKRVLGSLTEAIKAQSNVAQEWDRLKEIFANPGLQMISFTITEKGYALKNAQGDFFPFIQADIDNGPEKPGSAMAVVCALLFHRYGSGKAPLAVVSMDNCSHNGEKLRSSILTMAQAWQEKGFVDQDFVDYVSDETQISFPWSMIDKITPRPADSVCQDLAALGVEGMVPVVTSKNTYIAPFVNAEGPQYLVIEDRFPNGRPALEKAGVYFTDRDTVNKVERMKVTTCLNPLHTALAVYGCVLGYTLIADEMKDPQLNKLVHQIGPVEGMPVVTDPGILSPKAFVDEVLQVRIPNPFMPDTPQRIATDTSQKVGIRYGETIKAYVEKYGDAKKLVAIPLAIAGWCRYLLGVDDQGNAFERSADPMLPLLTEQLAGVEVGKPESYQGQLKNILSNANIFGVDLYQAGIGSRIEEMFVEELAGPGAVRAVLKKYLGE; this is translated from the coding sequence ATGAAGCTGACGTTAGAAGGATTAAAGGATCAGGCCGCCTGGCAGGCGGCGGGGATCGCGCTGCCCGGCTATGATGTGGCCCAGGTGGCCCAGCGCACCAAGCAGGCTCCCGTGTGGGTCCATTTCGGTGCGGGCAATATTTTCCGGATCTTTATCGGCGGACTGGCCGATCAGCTCCTGTCCTCCGGCGCGGCGGACAAGGGCATCACCTGTGTGGAGACCTTTGACTTTGACGTGGTGGACAAGATCTATCACCCCTACGACAATCTGGTCCTGGCCGTCACCCTCAATGCCGACGGCAGCACCGACAAGCGGGTGCTGGGCTCCCTCACCGAGGCCATCAAGGCCCAGAGCAATGTGGCCCAGGAGTGGGACCGTCTGAAAGAGATCTTTGCCAACCCCGGCCTGCAGATGATCTCCTTCACCATCACCGAGAAGGGCTATGCCCTGAAGAACGCCCAGGGGGACTTCTTCCCCTTCATCCAGGCGGACATCGACAACGGGCCTGAAAAGCCCGGCTCCGCTATGGCTGTGGTGTGTGCCCTGCTCTTCCACCGTTATGGCAGCGGCAAGGCTCCTCTGGCCGTAGTGTCCATGGACAACTGCTCCCACAACGGCGAGAAGCTGCGCAGTTCCATCCTGACCATGGCTCAGGCCTGGCAGGAGAAGGGCTTTGTGGATCAGGACTTTGTGGATTACGTATCTGACGAGACCCAGATCTCCTTCCCCTGGTCCATGATCGACAAGATCACCCCCCGACCTGCCGACTCCGTCTGCCAGGACCTGGCTGCCTTGGGTGTGGAGGGCATGGTCCCTGTGGTCACCTCCAAGAACACCTACATCGCCCCCTTCGTCAACGCTGAGGGGCCCCAGTACCTGGTCATCGAGGACCGCTTCCCCAACGGGCGGCCCGCCCTGGAGAAGGCCGGCGTGTACTTTACCGACCGGGACACCGTCAACAAGGTAGAGCGGATGAAGGTGACCACATGCCTCAACCCCCTGCACACCGCCCTGGCGGTATATGGCTGCGTGTTGGGTTATACCCTGATTGCCGACGAGATGAAGGATCCCCAGCTGAACAAGCTGGTCCACCAGATTGGTCCGGTGGAGGGCATGCCCGTGGTCACCGATCCCGGCATCCTCTCCCCCAAGGCCTTTGTGGATGAGGTTCTCCAGGTGCGTATCCCCAACCCCTTTATGCCGGACACCCCCCAGCGTATTGCCACCGATACCTCTCAGAAGGTGGGCATTCGCTACGGTGAGACCATTAAGGCCTACGTAGAGAAGTACGGCGATGCCAAAAAGCTGGTGGCCATCCCCCTGGCCATTGCCGGCTGGTGCCGCTACCTGCTGGGCGTGGACGATCAGGGCAATGCCTTTGAGCGTTCCGCCGATCCCATGCTTCCTCTGCTCACCGAGCAGCTGGCAGGTGTGGAAGTGGGCAAGCCTGAGAGCTACCAGGGTCAGCTCAAGAACATCCTCTCCAACGCCAACATCTTCGGTGTGGACCTGTACCAGGCGGGCATCGGCAGCCGCATAGAGGAGATGTTTGTGGAGGAACTGGCCGGACCTGGTGCGGTGCGGGCGGTTCTGAAAAAGTATCTGGGCGAGTAA
- a CDS encoding GntR family transcriptional regulator, with protein MSSKQGSSMQNQAYQFIRQKIALCEFAPNQMISESQLQEELGFSRTPVREAIGRLAQEGLLKVFPKRGIMVSGISINDIHQIFEVRLLVEPYVIRTCHSELDLEEISRFSQIFHAHVSGENQVSDFYALDDEFHSYLISGLKNDYLLDLYDRIRTQNIRLRIMSGQFIQSRIDQTMMEHAQIADACLKQDWEQAALAMTEHLRYSKESSLATILQNSAPDIF; from the coding sequence ATGTCCTCTAAACAAGGTTCTTCCATGCAAAACCAAGCCTACCAGTTTATCCGGCAGAAAATTGCTCTTTGTGAATTTGCCCCTAACCAAATGATCAGCGAGTCTCAGCTTCAAGAGGAACTGGGATTTTCACGTACCCCGGTGCGTGAGGCAATCGGCCGCTTAGCTCAGGAGGGGCTTTTAAAGGTATTCCCTAAACGGGGAATCATGGTCTCTGGCATTTCCATCAATGACATCCATCAGATTTTTGAGGTACGTCTGCTGGTAGAGCCCTATGTAATACGCACATGTCACAGCGAACTGGACTTGGAGGAAATCTCCCGGTTTTCTCAAATCTTCCACGCCCATGTCTCCGGTGAGAATCAAGTATCCGACTTCTATGCTCTGGATGATGAGTTTCATTCTTATCTCATATCCGGTCTGAAAAATGACTACCTGCTGGACCTGTACGACCGCATCCGCACCCAAAACATTCGGCTGCGTATTATGAGTGGACAGTTTATCCAGTCCCGTATTGACCAGACCATGATGGAGCATGCACAGATCGCCGATGCTTGTCTGAAGCAAGATTGGGAACAGGCTGCCCTGGCTATGACAGAGCACCTGCGGTATTCCAAGGAGTCTTCCTTGGCCACCATTCTGCAAAACAGTGCACCGGATATCTTTTGA
- a CDS encoding zinc-binding alcohol dehydrogenase family protein, whose amino-acid sequence MKAICIQEPGKVEIQDIEKPVRKPGEALLKMLYGGICGSDLGSYRGANAYVSYPRIPGHELAAEIVEIDDNDRGLKPGMIVTCNPYFNCGTCYSCRRGLVNACTDNQTMGVQREGGFAEYITMPIERIYDGKGLPAKTLALIEPFCISYHGVSRANVQKGERVLVVGAGTIGVLAAVAAKAKGAEVTICDVAEDKLNYAYETFGLNHKLLNSSPEAFEKGVSELTGGDGFDVTIEAVGLPNTFQNCIDAVCFGGRVVLIGVSKRNIDDFFFTIIQKKELNVFGSRNAMKKDFLELIDLVKAGGVDLEKIVTNTYKMEDAPKAFEEFSQNAGKMLKVVIDFT is encoded by the coding sequence ATGAAAGCAATTTGCATCCAGGAACCGGGAAAGGTGGAAATCCAGGACATCGAGAAACCGGTCCGCAAGCCTGGCGAGGCACTGCTGAAAATGCTCTACGGCGGTATCTGCGGCAGTGACCTGGGTTCTTATCGCGGAGCGAACGCTTACGTATCCTATCCCCGTATTCCGGGCCATGAGCTGGCAGCTGAAATTGTGGAGATCGATGACAATGACCGCGGTCTGAAGCCCGGCATGATCGTGACCTGCAACCCCTACTTCAATTGCGGCACTTGTTATTCCTGCCGCCGGGGCCTGGTGAATGCCTGCACCGATAACCAGACCATGGGCGTTCAGCGTGAGGGTGGCTTTGCGGAATACATCACCATGCCTATTGAGCGGATCTATGACGGCAAGGGCCTGCCTGCCAAGACTCTGGCCCTCATCGAGCCGTTCTGCATCAGCTACCACGGCGTGTCCCGGGCCAATGTGCAAAAGGGCGAGCGGGTGCTGGTAGTGGGCGCGGGCACCATCGGTGTTCTGGCTGCTGTAGCCGCTAAGGCCAAGGGCGCCGAGGTAACGATCTGTGACGTAGCCGAGGATAAGCTGAACTACGCTTACGAGACCTTTGGCCTGAACCACAAGCTGCTCAACAGCTCCCCTGAGGCCTTTGAGAAGGGAGTCAGCGAGCTGACCGGCGGCGATGGCTTTGATGTGACTATCGAGGCGGTGGGCCTGCCCAACACCTTCCAGAACTGCATTGATGCGGTGTGCTTTGGTGGCCGCGTGGTTCTGATCGGTGTATCCAAGCGCAATATCGACGACTTCTTCTTCACCATCATCCAGAAGAAGGAATTGAACGTCTTTGGTTCCCGCAACGCCATGAAGAAGGATTTCCTGGAGCTGATTGACCTGGTCAAGGCCGGTGGTGTAGATTTGGAGAAGATCGTCACCAATACATATAAGATGGAGGATGCGCCCAAAGCGTTTGAGGAGTTTTCTCAGAATGCCGGAAAGATGCTGAAGGTTGTCATTGACTTCACCTGA